The following coding sequences lie in one Streptomyces venezuelae genomic window:
- a CDS encoding hydroxymethylglutaryl-CoA reductase, translating to MTETHAIAGVPMRWVGPIRISGNVTTTETQVPLATYETPLWPSVGRGAKVSRLVEEGIVATLVDERMTRSVLVEATDAQTAYVAARAIDARIDELRDVVRGCSRFAQLINIRHEINANLLFIRFEFTTGDASGHNMATLASDALLKHLLETIPGISYGSISGNYCTDKKATAINGILGRGKNVVTELLIPRDIVTDVLHTTAAKVVQLNIRKNMLGTLLAGGIRSANAHYANMLLGFYLATGQDAANIVEGSQGVTMAEDRDGDLYFACTLPNLIVGTVGNGKGLEFVETNLARLGCRADREPGENARRLAVIGAATVLCGELSLLAAQTNPGELMRAHVQLERGNKTEKVGV from the coding sequence ATGACCGAGACCCACGCGATCGCCGGCGTCCCGATGCGGTGGGTCGGCCCGATCCGCATCTCCGGGAACGTCACCACCACCGAGACCCAGGTCCCCCTCGCCACCTACGAGACGCCGCTGTGGCCCTCCGTGGGCCGCGGCGCCAAGGTGTCCAGGCTCGTCGAGGAAGGCATCGTCGCCACGCTCGTCGACGAGCGGATGACCCGCTCGGTGCTCGTCGAGGCGACGGACGCACAGACCGCCTACGTCGCCGCGCGGGCCATCGACGCGCGCATCGACGAGCTGCGCGACGTGGTCCGCGGCTGCAGCAGGTTCGCCCAGCTCATCAACATCCGGCACGAGATCAACGCCAACCTGCTCTTCATCCGCTTCGAGTTCACCACCGGCGACGCCTCCGGCCACAACATGGCGACGCTCGCGTCCGACGCGCTCCTGAAGCACCTGCTCGAGACCATCCCCGGCATCTCCTACGGGTCGATCTCCGGCAACTACTGCACGGACAAGAAGGCCACCGCGATCAACGGCATCCTCGGCCGCGGCAAGAACGTGGTCACGGAGCTGCTGATCCCGCGGGACATCGTCACCGATGTGCTGCACACGACGGCCGCGAAGGTCGTCCAGCTGAACATCCGCAAGAACATGCTCGGCACCCTGCTCGCCGGCGGCATCCGTTCGGCGAACGCCCACTACGCCAACATGCTCCTCGGCTTCTACCTCGCCACCGGCCAGGACGCGGCCAACATCGTCGAGGGCTCGCAGGGCGTCACCATGGCCGAGGACCGCGACGGCGACCTCTACTTCGCCTGCACCCTGCCGAACCTGATCGTCGGCACGGTCGGCAACGGCAAGGGCCTCGAGTTCGTGGAGACCAACCTCGCCCGGCTCGGCTGCCGGGCCGACCGCGAGCCCGGCGAGAACGCCCGCCGCCTCGCGGTGATCGGCGCGGCGACGGTCCTGTGCGGTGAGCTCTCGCTCCTCGCCGCCCAGACGAACCCCGGCGAACTGATGCGTGCACATGTCCAGTTGGAGCGCGGCAACAAGACGGAAAAGGTCGGTGTGTAG
- the mvk gene encoding mevalonate kinase translates to MRKRQRELSALTTPSSAEGVSEIRRARSVGIGRAHAKTILLGEHAVVYGAPALALPVPQLAVTASAGWSAQSPGDAGDVSLTMTGSASRPVATQASDWLRRLSAEFRKTMNVSDDVHLDVILDCAIPPGRGLGSSAACARAVVFALADLFDREVTPQTAFDLVQTAENVAHGRASGVDATAVGAPGPLLFQQGRSEELAIGCEELFIIADSGEVGRTKDAVSMLREGFQRHAGAQESFVRRATDLTDEARHALADGKPEELGTRMTEYHELLRAAGLSTDRIDALVEGALAAGSLGAKITGGGMGGCVLALTQSEQASAVTRRLHEAGAEQTWVVPLRGFAGHGR, encoded by the coding sequence AGAAATCCGTCGCGCTCGCTCCGTCGGAATCGGTCGCGCCCACGCGAAGACCATTTTGCTGGGGGAGCACGCGGTCGTCTACGGCGCTCCCGCCCTCGCGCTCCCGGTGCCGCAGCTCGCGGTCACGGCGAGCGCCGGCTGGTCCGCGCAGTCACCCGGTGACGCGGGCGACGTGTCGCTGACCATGACCGGATCTGCCTCCCGGCCGGTGGCCACCCAGGCCTCCGACTGGCTCCGGCGACTCAGCGCCGAGTTCCGGAAGACCATGAACGTCTCCGACGACGTACACCTCGACGTGATCCTGGACTGCGCCATCCCGCCGGGCCGCGGCCTCGGCTCCAGTGCCGCCTGCGCACGCGCCGTGGTGTTCGCGCTCGCCGACCTCTTCGACCGCGAGGTCACGCCGCAGACGGCGTTCGACCTCGTCCAGACCGCAGAGAACGTGGCCCACGGCCGCGCGAGCGGCGTCGACGCCACCGCCGTCGGCGCGCCGGGGCCCCTGCTCTTCCAGCAGGGGCGCTCCGAGGAACTCGCCATCGGGTGCGAGGAGTTGTTCATCATCGCCGACAGCGGCGAGGTGGGCAGGACCAAGGACGCGGTCAGCATGCTCCGCGAAGGCTTCCAGCGTCACGCCGGCGCGCAGGAGAGCTTCGTACGCCGCGCAACGGACCTCACCGACGAGGCCCGGCACGCACTCGCCGACGGAAAGCCCGAGGAGCTCGGCACGCGCATGACGGAGTATCACGAGCTGCTCCGCGCCGCCGGGTTGAGCACCGACCGCATCGACGCCCTGGTCGAAGGGGCGCTCGCGGCCGGCAGCCTCGGCGCCAAGATCACGGGTGGCGGCATGGGCGGCTGCGTCCTCGCGCTCACCCAGTCCGAGCAGGCGAGCGCGGTGACCCGGCGGCTGCACGAAGCCGGCGCCGAACAGACATGGGTCGTACCGCTGAGGGGATTTGCCGGCCATGGTCGCTGA
- a CDS encoding phosphomevalonate kinase: protein MTGRPTTVRRAPGKLFVAGEYAVVEPGNPAILIAVDRYVTVTVSDPGDPGVVLSSDLTPHTAHCRWRDGRLDGTDPRDEQLLHESFTHVAAAIETVGRLLAERGLPAPALDVSVSSELHDNGTKFGFGSSGTVVVATVAAMAAHCGLRLTRDARYRLAMLATAGLEPKASGGDLAAGTWGGWITYRAPDRAAVLDLAGRAGIEEALRVPWPGHEVRALPQPAGLALEVGWTGTPASTSSLVSGLDRRTWRGSASHQKFVETSNDFVRAAVDALEGGDGEGLLRQIRRARHELARLDDEVGLGIFTPRLTALCEAAEAVGGAAKPSGAGGGDCGIALLDAEAAQDIAHVRKRWTTAGVRPLPIRPAMEGNAE, encoded by the coding sequence GTGACCGGACGGCCGACCACCGTCCGGCGCGCGCCGGGCAAACTGTTCGTCGCCGGCGAGTACGCGGTGGTGGAGCCGGGCAACCCGGCCATCCTCATCGCCGTCGACCGGTACGTCACCGTCACCGTGTCCGACCCCGGCGACCCCGGCGTCGTACTCTCGTCCGACCTCACCCCGCACACGGCACACTGCCGATGGCGGGACGGCCGGCTGGACGGCACAGACCCGCGGGACGAGCAGCTGCTCCACGAGAGCTTCACCCACGTCGCCGCGGCCATCGAGACCGTCGGCCGGCTGCTCGCCGAACGCGGCCTGCCCGCACCCGCGCTCGACGTGTCGGTCAGCAGCGAACTCCACGACAACGGCACCAAGTTCGGATTCGGGTCCAGCGGCACGGTCGTCGTGGCGACCGTCGCCGCCATGGCGGCCCACTGCGGCCTGCGCCTGACGCGCGACGCCCGCTACCGCCTCGCGATGCTCGCCACCGCGGGCCTCGAACCCAAGGCCTCCGGCGGCGACCTCGCCGCGGGCACCTGGGGCGGCTGGATCACCTACCGGGCACCCGACCGGGCCGCCGTCCTCGACCTCGCGGGCCGGGCGGGCATCGAGGAGGCCCTGCGCGTGCCCTGGCCCGGCCACGAGGTACGCGCACTGCCGCAGCCCGCGGGCCTCGCACTGGAAGTCGGCTGGACCGGGACGCCGGCCTCCACCTCGTCCCTCGTCTCCGGCCTCGACCGGCGGACGTGGCGGGGCAGCGCCTCGCACCAGAAGTTCGTGGAGACCAGCAACGACTTCGTGCGGGCCGCCGTCGACGCGCTTGAGGGCGGCGACGGAGAGGGACTGCTGCGGCAGATCCGGCGCGCCCGGCACGAGCTGGCCCGCCTCGACGACGAGGTCGGGCTCGGAATCTTCACGCCACGGCTGACCGCGCTGTGCGAGGCAGCCGAAGCCGTCGGCGGCGCCGCCAAGCCCTCCGGGGCGGGCGGCGGCGACTGCGGCATCGCGCTGCTCGACGCCGAAGCGGCACAGGACATAGCCCACGTACGGAAACGGTGGACCACGGCGGGCGTGCGGCCCTTGCCGATCCGTCCCGCCATGGAAGGGAACGCAGAATGA
- the mvaD gene encoding diphosphomevalonate decarboxylase → MVAEQQATAVLTAPTGTTGSATAVAHPNIALIKYWGKLDERLILPRTDSLSMTLDIFPTTTRVRRSPGAGHDEVTLGGKPAQGEAERRIVTFLDLVRERAGSADRAVVDTENTVPTGAGLASSASGFAALAVAAAAAYGLDLDATALSRLARRGSGSASRSLFGDFVVWHAGRHDAPEEEADLSSYAEPVPAGPLDPALVVAVVNAGPKDVSSRAAMRRTVDTSPLFEPWAVSSKADLADMREALGRGDLEAVGEIAERNALGMHATMLAARPAVRYMSPASLTVLDSVLQLRRDGVLAYATMDAGPNVKVLCRNADADRVAGVVRGAAQGGAVHIARPGPGARLLTGDGR, encoded by the coding sequence ATGGTCGCTGAACAACAGGCCACCGCGGTGCTGACCGCACCGACGGGCACCACGGGCAGCGCGACCGCCGTCGCGCACCCGAACATCGCACTGATCAAGTACTGGGGCAAGCTCGACGAGCGGCTCATCCTGCCGCGCACCGACAGCCTCTCGATGACCCTCGACATCTTCCCCACCACCACCCGCGTGCGACGCAGCCCCGGAGCCGGTCACGACGAAGTGACGCTCGGCGGCAAGCCCGCCCAGGGTGAGGCCGAGCGGCGCATCGTCACCTTCCTCGACCTGGTGCGCGAGCGCGCCGGGTCCGCCGACCGCGCCGTCGTGGACACCGAGAACACCGTCCCCACCGGTGCGGGCCTCGCCTCGTCGGCGAGCGGCTTCGCCGCCCTCGCCGTCGCCGCGGCCGCCGCCTACGGCCTCGACCTCGACGCCACCGCCCTGTCCCGCCTGGCCCGGCGCGGATCCGGGTCGGCGTCCCGTTCCCTCTTCGGGGACTTCGTGGTCTGGCACGCCGGACGCCACGACGCCCCCGAGGAGGAGGCGGACCTCAGCTCGTACGCCGAGCCGGTCCCGGCCGGGCCGCTCGACCCCGCCCTCGTCGTCGCCGTCGTCAACGCCGGACCCAAGGACGTGTCCAGCAGGGCGGCCATGCGCAGGACCGTCGACACCTCACCGCTCTTCGAACCGTGGGCCGTCTCCAGCAAGGCCGACCTGGCCGACATGCGCGAGGCGCTCGGCCGCGGCGACCTCGAAGCGGTCGGCGAGATCGCGGAACGCAACGCTCTCGGCATGCACGCCACGATGCTGGCGGCCCGCCCCGCGGTGCGCTACATGTCGCCCGCCTCGCTCACCGTCCTCGACAGCGTGCTGCAACTCAGACGGGACGGCGTCCTCGCCTACGCCACCATGGACGCCGGACCCAATGTCAAGGTGCTCTGCCGCAACGCGGACGCCGACCGGGTGGCCGGTGTCGTCCGCGGCGCCGCGCAGGGCGGCGCCGTCCACATCGCACGCCCCGGCCCCGGCGCCCGGCTGCTGACCGGGGACGGAAGGTGA
- the fni gene encoding type 2 isopentenyl-diphosphate Delta-isomerase yields the protein MISQRKDDHVRLAVEHQRQHSGHNQFDEVSFIHHALAGIDRPDVSLATTFAGISWPVPLYINAMTGGSVSTGIINRDLAIAARETGVAVASGSMSAYFKDPSCADTFSVLRKENPDGFVLANVNATASVDKVQRAIDLVQANALQIHINTAQETPMPEGDRSFSSWVPQIEKIAAAVEVPVIVKEVGNGLSRETVLLIESLGVRIADLGGRGGTDFARIENGRRELGEYAFMHGWGQSTAACLLDTQDVGIPVLASGGVRNALDVARALALGASGVGASGGFLRTLKDEGVSALIAQISTWLDQLAALQTMLGARTPADLTRCDLLIRGELRDFCADRGIDTGQFAQRSRSVEAAHQLTGSTR from the coding sequence ATGATCTCTCAACGCAAGGACGACCACGTCCGGCTCGCTGTCGAGCACCAGCGCCAGCACAGCGGACACAACCAGTTCGACGAGGTGTCGTTCATCCACCACGCGCTGGCCGGCATCGACCGGCCGGACGTGTCCCTGGCCACGACCTTCGCCGGCATCTCCTGGCCGGTGCCCCTCTACATCAACGCGATGACCGGCGGCAGCGTCAGCACCGGCATCATCAACCGCGACCTGGCCATCGCCGCCCGCGAGACCGGCGTCGCCGTCGCCTCCGGGTCCATGAGCGCGTACTTCAAGGACCCGTCCTGCGCCGACACCTTCAGCGTGCTCCGCAAGGAGAACCCCGACGGGTTCGTACTCGCCAACGTCAACGCGACGGCCTCGGTCGACAAGGTGCAGCGCGCCATCGACCTCGTCCAGGCCAACGCCCTGCAGATCCACATCAACACCGCGCAGGAAACGCCGATGCCCGAGGGCGACCGGTCGTTCTCCTCCTGGGTCCCGCAGATCGAGAAGATCGCGGCGGCCGTCGAGGTCCCCGTCATCGTCAAGGAGGTCGGCAACGGCCTCAGCCGCGAGACCGTCCTGCTCATCGAGAGCCTCGGCGTCCGGATCGCGGACCTCGGCGGCCGCGGCGGCACGGACTTCGCCCGCATCGAGAACGGCCGGCGCGAACTCGGCGAGTACGCGTTCATGCACGGCTGGGGACAGTCCACCGCGGCCTGCCTCCTCGACACGCAGGACGTCGGCATCCCCGTCCTCGCCTCCGGCGGCGTGCGCAACGCGCTCGACGTCGCCCGTGCCCTCGCGCTCGGCGCGTCCGGCGTCGGCGCCTCCGGCGGATTCCTGCGCACCCTGAAGGACGAGGGCGTCTCCGCGCTGATCGCGCAGATCTCGACGTGGCTCGACCAGCTCGCCGCCCTGCAGACCATGCTCGGCGCGCGCACCCCCGCCGACCTGACGCGCTGCGACCTGCTCATCCGCGGTGAACTCCGTGACTTCTGCGCCGACCGAGGCATCGACACGGGACAGTTCGCGCAGCGCTCCCGCTCCGTCGAGGCCGCCCACCAGCTGACGGGGAGCACCCGATGA